The Archocentrus centrarchus isolate MPI-CPG fArcCen1 chromosome 24, fArcCen1, whole genome shotgun sequence DNA segment TAGCTtggttcaaacacacacacacacacacacacacacacacacacacacacacacacacacagaggaacacactAACATGTCTCACTGTTCTGGATGCCAACAGCATTTTTTGGTTTTGGGGTCAGGTTAGTGCCATCCAGCTGGATCTGTCACCCTCATAGAAAAGCTCATAAACGACTGTGAAAAGGTGCAGCAATGGAGCCTGTTCAAATACACTGGATTCTCCAAAACAACAGTCTGCCACACCAGTCAAAACTAATTTTCACTTGTAGGTTAGGCTATGACAGCTAACCTAACAAACTCTGACAGTGACATATTACCACCTTAATTCAGTGACTAACGCTGTGCCTTGGCAGTACATTTTGGTAGAGCGAAAAGGGAATTTCGCTcaaccaaaatgcagaagccaGCTTTCCTTCAGAGGAAACTCTCCTGATACAGCGGCAAAGGAGCTGGCGCGCTGAGGCGGACGGTGAACTGAAGGCCCAACGATAGCCTGACAGCACCATCTAGTGGAGAAACCCGCACAGGGACGTTCTCAGGAGCTTGGCAACCTGCAGAGTTGTTTTAGGctgtggaaaggaaaaaacatatcagtttatttatgtttattaaaaaatcGGAAACGTAATGAGCTACTTTGCTGCTTAACTGTCTAATTGTTTGTATGCACGCGGAGTAAATACCCAAGTTTAACAACGCGCACGGCCACGAGTTGAGCTGCAAGCGTCTGTCACGCGCGAGACGCGAGAACCAATTCCCGCATGCGCAATGTGCTCTGGCTTCTCTGCTTccaggagattgggagaagatGCGGCTGAGCGGCCGGCACGGACCGACTGCTTAACGGGCCAGTCTTAGTCATAGATTTTCATTTGCCTTTCTTTTTTAGTTTCTTGCCAAATTTGCTGTTTGATGTCGAACTGGAAGCGGAGCGGCGAATGAATTGATACGCTGTAaaggtagaagaagaagaagagaaagaagaagagcgaAAGAGTAAGGAAAGGAGTTTGGCATCATATTGCACCGGATGTCATTATACGCTTTTAAATATCGAGGACGTAAGTAACAGCACCTTTCTTAAATGTTGTGTGGGTTTTAAGTATTATTATAATGGGCTTTTGTGTTTATTGAGTCCTTTTGAGTGTGTTAAACATGAAAACTGTCAGTTTTGAGCGTTACTTTGAAGTTCATTAGAGAGGGGTCCAGCCTTTTGTCTACCAGAAATCATTTATTCACACACGATGGAGACTCTTTGAGTCTTAGAGCTACTAATAATTATAATATCCGGCCTCCGCAGCTTTCAGCTACCACCTGTTACCACTATTATAATAAAGCTCACTAGAGTTAATTATTTGTTGGAccccttttaaaataaatagggcaatctgtttattgtttttattctcaTTATTGCAATAATGAGAATAAAACTGCAATACCAGTGCTGTGCAGTGTGCACGTtgtattctctctcttttttttttcggcATGTCATAGCACATGTAGAGATGACCATCCAACAGGCTGTCAAATGGTTGGGCATTTGTTCTTAGGCCTACATCTAAGCTCGTTGATCAATTGAATTTAAGCCTCTTGAGCGGTCAGAGCGAAACCTGCTGACACATGCGCTCCAGTCTTATTGTTCGTGCACAAACCCGGTTAACCCTCTCTTATCTGATTTCCCTCCGCGGCCCTCTGCGGCTAAACTAAACCCTGACTGGATGTGTTATTATTCTGAAGTCCTGCAACAGTGTCCATCCTGCAGATTAAGTCGTCCTTACAACCCAAGAGCAACGCTGCGCTCAACACTGAGCGTTTTCCTTCCACTGAACATTCATTGGTGGACAGTAGTTACTGTACATTTagcaattaattatttaaagggCAGCTAATCTGACGCATCGGATTAATTATAGATTAATATAGAGACACCTGCTCTCAGCTCTCAAGTGGATAAAAAGGCTTTGTTATGTAATGCTGTCTAATCAATGGGACAAATCAATTTCTGCATTATTACTGTCTTATACgtgtctgttttttatttgtatgccCATGTGTTACCCAGTAAACCCCATCCACGTTCCTGTAGTTATGTATAACTGTTGGGGCTGGCCAACAATCATAAGAATCGATGGAGAGTGCATTAATTTCCTCTGGAGAGTTTGTTGTAAAGAGGTGACCGATGTGCACCTTCGATGGAGAAAAGAGTGGAAATGAAAAACTTCACTAGGcatttatttttagctgctTGAGTTATGTATTACACATCAACATGATAATGCCAGTACTAAAGGCTTTGACTCCAGGAGCTGCTTTAAACATGAAATGTTTGAGTTTAGTCCAGACATCACTTACCTATGTAGTTTAAGCAAAGTACATATATTATACACTAAATGCCAGCACGAGTAACTCTAACTGATTTTGACATTCTGCCTCTCTCGCTCTCCACCACAGTGTAATCTATACCAAAGGCAGAGCCATGGAGGCTGTAACACATCTTGTGAATGACACTGTAGAGTTTTACAAATGGAGCCTTACTATAGCAGGTAAGCTGGGATCTCTCATTTGAAAACCACAGTTTGTTCAACAGTGGCTGCATAATCCTAATAGTGGATACAATGTCCCTTGTTTTAATCGTCATGCATTCATTTGTAATGTATAGATTTTCTTGCTTGTACGTAGTACACGGAGTGCACAGAAAACTACCAAAGTAAACATACTTGACGCGTGGCAAGTGTGGTtacatgtctgcatgtgtgtattttcatataTTAGCATTGATGTTAAAGAGgaattacataaataaatttggCAGGTTATATTTGAAGCAGGAAGTGTGTTTTTACCTTGTACTCACATCCTCTGTGCTGTCCCTTTTGTTGATGTTTTCTATAAATGTGAGTAGAAGAAAAGTAAAAcctgcaaaaaataaactaaaaattatCATAATGCTAAACTATAGCTTGTACAGCCTATGTCCTAAATAAAACACTTGTTTCACACAAAAATACCAAGAGATTAATGAAGATTGTGAGGGTTTGTGGATGAAATTTATAACATGAGCTTAATAATGTTTCTGTTGGATGCATCTTAACTTCTACATCTGTACCTTGCATTGTTTTCCACCATTAACATGAACTGTAACCCTTTACCCATCAGACAAGAGGGTGGAGAAGTGGCCGATGATGTCCTCTCCCTTACCTACTCTGGCTATCAGCTGCCTGTACTTGATCTTCCTGTGGGCGGGACCTAGATACATGCAAGATCGCCAGCCCTATACACTCAGGAAGACCCTCATAGTCTACAACTTCAGCATGGTGGTTCTCAACTTTTACATCGCGAAAGAGGTTAGTGTCACTGTAGTCTTTGAAGGACAGATGATAGTTTAAAGATGAGGTACTAGATCTTGAAAAGACCCTCTTGgcagaaactaaactgaaaatgCCGTATTTGATAAGCAAACTTACAAGCAAACATACTAAAAAACTTTACAAAGCACTATGTATTTTATAAATGCATACCTTGTAGCTCATTAAAGAAATTATGACACAAACTCTGTAGCTCTGTAGCTCTTATTAGTGAATTCATCATCTGGCTTTAAAGATTGTAGAAAACAGAAGTCTTACAACAAAATTTCATCCCTTTGCCAATAGAGAGAAGCTATTTCAACGTAATCTTACTGCTCTAATAACATCTGTCTTCACAAGTCAGAAGCGGCTGCAATATTTTGTAGCTATCTCTTCCTTTTTATATCAGCAAGAATGCAAACATAACATGTTTGCAGTGAAGCCCCCAACATTTGTCTCTGCAGGCACTATACCAAGCTGACCAAATGACAACATTTTGATCCCCTCAAAGTTTTCAAAACTCTGACCTGAGGAAGTTCAAAGTAGCTTCACTGATCGCCTCATTTCTCTTGTACTTACATCATGTGCATTGAACTACTTTTACCCTCTACTGGAGGAGAAGCTGCATGGCACTCAATAAGCTTACTgtggaacaaataaataaatatttaatttgttgTGTCATAGATCCACTCGATTAGAAGCTTAAGATGTAGgagaaaatagatttttaataCGTATTTTTTTAATCCGTCTAAAATCTATGTGACTATAAATGACTACAACTAAGGCATCATATTTAGCAATTTACATTACCAGAGTCCTGCATTCCACACATGGCAGTGCATCTACTAAACATATCTGATTCTGAAAGACACAGAAGAGAGGATATTCATGTGAATTATAGGTGCACATAATGTCTTTTACTAATTTGACCTTTTTGAGCCAGATTAGTATCTGCTTACCTTGTTATTATAATTTGAAATAAATTGCAGGTCTTGCTCTCTCTGCTGTTAGTGTTTTAACACTGCTTTCATGAAAAAGGGGTAATTGGACAGGAATGACTTGCATTTGCTGCAGTGCTTGTTGCTCTCGCCAGATCACAGGCAGGAAATGTGTACTGTTCTGCTCTCATCCTTGTTCTGTCTTTGTGGTTTGTGTCCTCTCATCAGCTCCTACTAGGCTCCAGAGCAGCCGGGTACAGCTACCtctgtcagcctgtcaactACTCGAATGATGTCAATGAAGTCAGGGTAGGttccctcccacacacacacatactgcctTTgagatgtatgtgtgtggtaggttccctcccacacacatacatctcAAAGGTAGTATATGAACATCCAGTGCACAAAATTAACCTCTGAACCGgatatttttggaaaaaatattaatctaacattgatttttaaatttttactaATCCCTTGTAAAGCAGTGGGGCTGCAGTATTGACATGTATCCACTGCTGATTAAGGAAGATCTCCAtttctttaattcaattcacttcaattgtatttatatagctccaaatcacaacagttacCTCAGGGCACTTTATATGcctacaatacagagaaaacccaacaatcaaaacaaccttctatgagcaagcacataCTTATAGTATAGTTTAATATACATATATCACTGTGAGCATGAAGGAGAGCAAGGGCTGAGAGATACGCTATAACGCTACTGATTTCAGCACAAAGAGGCTTTGGCCCTACACTCAGAGGGGCGGGACCAGTCAGTCTCACCACCCTTAAGCTCCGCCCCATCTCCACCTTTAGGCCTTGCTATTTCATGATGGCCTTACTAAGGGATAAAAGAGGCCACAACAAGATGGCTTAGAGAGCAACCTTGTgtactgtgtgcgtgtgtgtcacaGGCATGTGTACTGTAACAGAGTTAAATAGGAAAACATACAGAGAGAATTTGTCATTCGGTTTTAATATAATGGGATTACTTAGAGCAAAGAATCTACAGAATATTTGGTTTTCTGATCTCTCCACAGCCCATCAGTTGTTACTGGTGATCAATCAGTTCATTTTTCCTTTATCTAAAGATTGTCTActacactgctccaaaaaattaaagtaacacTTTGAAAAACATATCAGCTCTCaaagggaaataaaaacatgttggaTATCCATACTGactgttaggaatgaaaggctgCCGCATCAtttgatagaaatgaaaatgatcaacctatcaattccttcatcctccaagaTGGAACCCAGAACCCACTGGACCAGCGTAGGATTTCATCCTAATACCAAGGGTGCccttgcctagcctgtagaagtCTGTGTGACCCTGCATGGATATGCTgcccccagaccatcactgacccatcaCCAAAGTGGTCAtgttgaatgatgttacaggcagcataacgttctccacgacTTCTCCAAATCgtttcacatctgtcacgtgTTCAGGgtaaacctgctctcatctgtgaaaagcacagggcaccagtggtggacctgctgaGTCTGTTATTCTAGGGCAAATGCCAGTAAGACTCCACGGTGCcaagcagtgagcacagggttcaatagaggatgtcgggccctcaggccaccctcataaAGTCTGTTTTTAATCATATGGTCAGAGACTTTCACACCaggggcctgctggaggtcattttacTAGCGCTCTAGCGATactcatcctgttccttcttgTACAAAGGAGCAGACACCGGTCCTGCTGATagattaaggaccttctacagccctgtccagctcctCTAGGAgcgctggacagggctgtagaaggtcctccTGTAgaaactgcctgtctcctggaatcttctccatgctcttgagactgtgctgggagatgcAGCAAACTTTCTGGCAATGATATTGCCAGAAAACAGAAGTCTTACAACAAAATTTCATCCCTTTGCCAATAGGcaaataggtgtgtgtgtgtgattatggtattgatgtgccatcctggagaagCTGGACTATCTGTGCAAACTCTGTAGGGTCCACGTATCACCCCAtgtagtgacactgaccttagccaaatgcaaagctagtaaaaaaaaaaaaaaaaaacactgtcagaAAATATTAGGAGGAGAAAAAATGTCattggcctccacctgtaaaactttTGCTGTTTtaggggttgtctcattgttgccccatTAGTGCACCTATTGTCCAATTCATTAACACTAAAGTAGATGAAATAGATTAACaatcccctctgctacttaactgatcaatatcccagatATTTTACTGAATTAATGCTATGCTctcattaaaaagtgttcctttaatttttttgagcagtatatctGTACAAAGGAAACAAGGATGTCAGGCTAAGAATTTGTCTCGTTTATTTGTGTACTGAGAATACCAATACAGTTAGAGTTCACCAgtaaagaaatataaatatatattgtacCAATAACGCTAAATATATGATCATATatgttgtgttattttatgAGTGATATTTATGTATTATTCCATCTACAGTCACCCTTGGTTCAGTTTACAGCTATCTTAGGCCCATGTAATCATTAAAACAGTCCTTTGCAGAAGAGTTGTTACTATTTCATTTTGCAGGAAAAGAATAAGAGGTTGTAAAGAGATGACTATGACCTAAATAGGACCTTTTTGCCCCGTTTTATTTCTTTAGATAGCCTCAGCTCTTTGGTGGTACTACGTCTCCAAAGGAGTGGAGTTCTTGGATACAGTCTTTTTCATACTGAGGAAGAAGTTCAATCAAGTCAGCTTCCTCCACGTCTACCATCATTGCACCATGTTCATCCTCTGGTGGATTGGAATCAAATGGGTCCCCGGTGGACAATGTGAGTCAAAGGATCAGACTAGAGCTTGTCTTTGTACTTGGAACTGGAAATGATAGCTatttagtaataataataataatacatccACTATTACCTCTGATATAAATGTAACGCTTTTCACAGCAT contains these protein-coding regions:
- the LOC115773918 gene encoding elongation of very long chain fatty acids protein 4-like, with the protein product MEAVTHLVNDTVEFYKWSLTIADKRVEKWPMMSSPLPTLAISCLYLIFLWAGPRYMQDRQPYTLRKTLIVYNFSMVVLNFYIAKELLLGSRAAGYSYLCQPVNYSNDVNEVRIASALWWYYVSKGVEFLDTVFFILRKKFNQVSFLHVYHHCTMFILWWIGIKWVPGGQSFFGATINSSIHVLMYGYYGLAALGPQMQKYLWWKKYLTIIQMIQFHVTIGHAGHSLYSGCPFPCWMQWALIGYAVTFIILFANFYYHAYRRKPASLRKGGKPITNGSSMVTNGHSKLEEEEEEEEEEEEDNGKRQKKGRAKRD